The Triticum aestivum cultivar Chinese Spring chromosome 6D, IWGSC CS RefSeq v2.1, whole genome shotgun sequence genomic sequence CAGGTATCATAACCCGAAACCCCTCTGGTCGGTGTTCCGGGAAGCAAGCTTTGGGCATGGTGAGCTGAAGATCATCAACTCCACGCACGCGCACTGGACTTGGCACAGGAACGACGACGAAGAGCCGGTGAGAACAGATGACGTGTGGATAACCTCGCTGGCTGGTTCGCAGTGCGTCCAGGACAGCAGCAGCCCTGAGTTCAGGAAGATACTCATGTCCCCTTGAGACGATCATTCGGGTCGATATATACCTTAGTCTGAAAAAAGGGCTTGCCATGTAGCAGTACTGTATATGTATATATGTGTGTCTAAGACTACTTGCTAAACCATAAACTGATAAGCTTTTTGCTGTATATGGGTTAATCAACGAGAACATGTACTCCATGTCATAGTTGGCATGTTTTAACCGCTCAGTATGATATGAAATGGCGATTCAGAAAACAACATCTGGACTGAAACTGCATCCAGAAGAAGTCCAGAGAAATTACTACTATGACTTGAGCTTTGGTTTCCAGTTCTCATCCTTGCAGCGCCGCTGCTCGGCGATCATCGACTCGAAGACGGCCAGGACACGATCCAACCCCGTCTCGTCCTCCCCGAGCTCCTTCATGGCGACGACGATGCTCTCGATGGTCGACATGCACCCGGCCTTGGGCTCATGCCTCACCTCGCCGTACAGGCTGACCCTATCTGCTTCCACCTTCACGTGCGGCACGAGCTGCAGCCATGGGTTCTCGTGGTACATCCGGTGTGCCTTCGCCCAGGTGCCATCCAGCACGATCAGATGTTTCACCAGTACCTGACAGTCTGAAGCTGCGTCGATGGTGGTCGCGCGCTGGCATGGGAACAGCAGGGCCGAGTGCGGCGGTATGGCGATGGTGAACTCATGTTggagctccggcgacggcgaggcttCTTCGCCTGTGCTACGTGCGGGCTTGTTCTTCTGTGTCTTCGTCACGGTGAAGCCGTTGGAGACGGCGAGTTTGGCAAGAGGAGAACTTCTTGACGGCCATCTGATCTTGGGGTTCGCGCCGACGCCGCGCTCGATGTCGATCCGGAGCTGTTTCTCCGTGTAAGCGATGGAGCACTTGTCCATGGTTTCCACCGTCCAAGCTTCTCCAATGGCGGCACCGGCTTCGGCATTTTCAGTTTCTCCGCCGCCAAGTCCAAGATTCGTCGTGAGGAGGAAGCTGGCGCGGTGGGCGACGTCGGCGACCTGGGTGACGGCGAGGTTGCggaggccgaggcgggcgacgcGGACGGAGCTGAGCGGGTGCCGGGCCTCCGTGGGGTGCTGCAGCACGGTGACGCCCACGGCGGTGTCCAGCGGGGGCCCGCGGAGGCGGCCGCAGAGGCAGACGCGCAGGGGCTTCGTGCAGACGGCGCacatggggcggcggcggcgctggcccgGCTCCAGGAGCTGCGGGCcgctcgccgccgtggccatgggCGGCGAGGTGGGCGGTGTCGCTGCTGCTCTGGTGGGGGTGGCGGCCGAGTAGGGGGGCTTTGGATGCGGTAGGAAAATGGAGGATCTGAACCGAGGCCGCGTTCGGATTGGCGAAGTTCCAAAAGAATTAGTAGTGCAGAAGATCGGCATTTTTGCCAAAAAGAGATCTCAGCAGCATGCGGGAAGCTCGCTTTGCTTTGCTGCTTCAAACGAGTGGATGGGGCGACAAGAAGATTTGTTCCTCGCCTTCAAAAATGTGGGGTCCATTTGTCTGTCGGTGACATGAGATGAAATCATGAAACGAAGGAAACGATGCTCCAGTAGGAATTTATTAGGAAGAACATCTACAGCCGGACGCCTTAAACCCGTCTCATATGCCCAGGCGGGccgcccggtcactgaccggtcacatTTTTTTAACCCAGACGGACGCCTCAAACGGCCCTCAAACGTCCGGGTTGACTGGCAcgcctcatatccagcccaaatatggggtagGTATGTGGGCGCCCGGGCACGCTCGCCACGTCAGACTGGCGAAGGGGTCCCAGTCGAAAACGCCCTCAAACCCGGCGGTCCAAAACTCGTCTCCTCCGTCGGACCGGTGGCGCCGCATGGTGCAGCTCTGGCGGGCCGCGTAGTGCCTTGCCCGGCTATTTAAATCGACTGCCTTGCCCGGAGTCGGCTGCGGAGGCAAGACGTCGTCGCCGGCAGGAGATGGAGGCGCAGCAGGCCGCGGAGGAGACGAAGAtgctcgcctacatggatgaggtcgagcacGAGGAGGATGAGCCGGAGCCCTCCTCCTCACCCGTCCAGCCGGGGCCCAGCACCGTCGTTGTGGGCATCTCCGACGACGAAGACTAGTTAGGGCAGTACGTAGGGATTTCtttgcatgctttgtatggatcTAGGGGATGAAATATGAGAGAGGCGGATGCAAAGTGGCTAATTTGAGGCGTGCCCGGTCACTGTCCGCGGACGCGCTCGCGGGCTTTTTGGGGCCGAATTTgccaagtccggttgtagatgctctaataatAGTGCATGCAGAATCATTCCAGTCTACTTGTCAAGGACGTAATGCCTATGtactgatcatgccatgaataacatcataaatatgcacttttctatcaattgcccaacagtaatttgtgtacACACCGTTGCTATGTtcttgagagagatgcctctagtgaaagttATGGCCCCGGGTCCATCTAAATCATATTGCTAAAACCCAAAATACCTTCCTGTAATTTATTTAATTTGTAATTTATATATCTTCCACTATCAGAACTAGTCATTGCAATTAACGAGtataaggggattgacaaccctcttgcccgtgttgggtgcaagtatttgtttgtgtgTTTAGGTACTGCTAAAGGTCATTTGTGTGGATCTCCCATTGATTCGATTAACCttagttcttaactgagggaaatactttctgcTACTATACTACTTCACCCTTCTTATTCGGGGAAATTTCAACGCCTATCACAAGTAGCAGAAAaaattctggcgccgttgccgggagactTCATCAAACAATCAAAGGTCCTTTCACACACATTATTATTTACTTGTTCtactttttatttgattttattttcctTTATTAGTTTCCATTAaaaaatcaaaaatacaaaaaaaatctcTTGTGTGTCATCTCTGCTTTTGTTGCCATCATGTTGACtcaataaaataaaaagaaagacttatgaatccccatccacttgctaatcttttcaaactTGCTGCATGTTGTAAACCAATAGTAGTAATGAAGAAGTGATAAAAGAAAATGCCATTGGATACATTTATTGAATGAAAAGCATGCTTGCAATATTAATTCCATGAAAGTCAGTTGtgctaatgatcatgattggggtgacgaTCATAATGCTATGCATatgaaaagtgggtttggaagagtgtcaactttagaaaatcccactattttggagaacAATCAATCATATGAATTTTTGGATAACAGTGGTTTttgagaggtcgtgactttagttgatgttaatcccactatcttgaaaAATTATAAAACTTGCATGCATGTGGATTATGGAAAGAATAATTTATATGATATcgatattgttgaatttgcttatgattctACATGTAATTATTTAGAGAGAGGAAATTATGGTCatagaaatcttcatgttactcAATTACCTCTTTTGATGTTCAAATTGTTAATTTTCGCCCTTCTgtcttgcatatgctagatattgctTGTATTGATAAtttgtttgaaggaaatatgccctagaggcaataataaagtattatttatttccttgtatcatgataaatgtttattattcatgctagaattgtattaaccggaaacataatacatgtgtgaatatatagacaaacagagtgtcactagtatgcctctacttgactagctcgttaatcaaagatggttatgtttcctagccatagacataagttgtcatttgattaacgagatcacctcattaggagaatgacgtgattgacttgacccattccgttagattagcactcgatcgtttagtatgttgctattgctttcttcatgacttatacatgttcctatgactatgagattatgcaactcccgtttaccggaggaacactttgtgtgctaccaaacgtcacaacgtaaatgggtgattataaaggtgctctacaggtgtctccaaaggtacttgttgggttggcgtatttcgagattacgatttgtcactccaattgtcggagaggtatctctgggcccactcggtaatgcacatcactataagccttgcaagcattgtgactaatgagttagttgcgggatgatgtgttacggaacgagtaaagagacttgccggtaacgagattgaactaggtatcgagataccgacgatcaaatctcaggcaagtaacataccggtgacaaagggaacaaacgtatgttgttatgcggtctgaccgataaagatcttcgtagaatatgtgggagccaatatgggcatccaggtcccgctattggttattgaccggagacgtgtctcggtcatgtctacatagttctcgaacccgtagggtccgcacgcttaacgttacgatgacagttttattgagttttgatgtaccgaaggagttcggagtcccggatgagatcggggatatgacgaggagtctcgaaatggtcgagacgtaaaaatcgatatattggacgactatattcggacttcggaaaggttccgagcgattcgggtatttttcggagtaccggagagttacgggaattcgtattgggccttaatgggccatacgggaaaggagagaaaggcctcaaaaggtggccgcacccctcaccatggtctggtccgaattggactagggaaggggggcgcacccttccttctttctccttcccccttcccttctcctactcccacaaggaaaggaggagtcctactcccggtgggagtaggactcccccctatggcgcgcctctccccttggccggctgcctcccccttgctcctttatatacgggggcaggggggcaccccagagacacaacaattgatccttgagatctcttagccgtgtgcggtgcccccctccaccatattacacctcgataataccgttgcggagcttaggcgaagccctgcgtcggtggaacatcatcatcgtcaccacgtcgtcgtgctgacgaaactctccctcaacactcggctggatcggagttcgagggacgtcatcgagctgaacgtgtgtagaacttcggaggtgccgtgcgttcggtacttgatcggtcggatcgtgaagacgtacgactacatcaaccgcgttgtgataacgcttccgctgtcggtctacgagggtacgtggacaacactctcccctctcgttgctatgcatcaccatgatcttgcgtgtgcgtaggaaattttttgaaattactacgttccccaacagtggtatcagagcctggttttatgcgttgatgctatgcacgagtagaacacaagtgagttgtgggcgatataagtcatactgcttaccagcatgtcatactttggttcagcggtattgtgagatgaagcggcccggaccgacattacgcgtacgcttacgcgagactggtttcaccgttgcgagcactcgttgctaaaaggtgaccggcgggtgtctgtctctctcactttagttgaacagagtgtggctacgcccggtctttgcgaaggttaaaacaacaccaacttgacaaactatcgttgtggttttgatgcataggtaagaacggttcttgctaaagcctgtagcagccacgtaaaacttgcaacaacaaagtagaggacgtctaacttgtttttgcagggcatgttgtgatgtgatatggtcaagacatgatgtgatataatttgttgtatgagatgatcatgttttgtaaccgagttatcggcaactggcaggagccatatggttgtcgctttattgtatgagatgcaatcgccatgtaatagttttactttatcactaagcggcagcgatagtcgtaaaagcaatgaGTTGGccagacgacaacgatactacgatggagatcaaggtgtcgcgccggtgacgatggtgatcatgacggtgcttcggagatggagatcacaagcacggtgcttcggagatggagatcacaagcacaagatgatgatggccatatcatatcacttatattgattgcatgtgatgttaatcctttatgcatcttatcttgctttgtttgacggtagcattataagatgatccttcactaaattatcaaagtataagtgttctccctgagtatgcaccgttgcgaaagttcttcgtgctgagacaccacgtgatgatcgggtgtaataggctctacgttcaaatacaatgggtgcaaaacagttgcacacgcggaatactcaggttaaacttgatgagcctagcatataacagatatggcctcggaacacggagaccgaaaggtcgagcgtgaatcatatagtagatatgatcaacatagtgatgttcaccgttgaaactactccatctcacgtgatgatcggacatggtttagttgatatggatcacgtgatcacttagaagattagagggatgtctatctaagtgggagttcttaagtaatatgattaattgaacttaaaatttatcatgaacttagtcctaatagtattttttgcaaattatgttgtagatcaatagctcgcgttgttgcttccctgtgtttatttctGATAtgattcctagagaaaattatgttgaaagatgttagtagcaaagatgcggattggatcagtgatctgaggattatcctcattgctgcacagaaaaattatgtccttgatgcaccgctaggtgacagacctattgcaggagcagctgcagac encodes the following:
- the LOC123143763 gene encoding uncharacterized protein; its protein translation is MPIFCTTNSFGTSPIRTRPRFRSSIFLPHPKPPYSAATPTRAAATPPTSPPMATAASGPQLLEPGQRRRRPMCAVCTKPLRVCLCGRLRGPPLDTAVGVTVLQHPTEARHPLSSVRVARLGLRNLAVTQVADVAHRASFLLTTNLGLGGGETENAEAGAAIGEAWTVETMDKCSIAYTEKQLRIDIERGVGANPKIRWPSRSSPLAKLAVSNGFTVTKTQKNKPARSTGEEASPSPELQHEFTIAIPPHSALLFPCQRATTIDAASDCQVLVKHLIVLDGTWAKAHRMYHENPWLQLVPHVKVEADRVSLYGEVRHEPKAGCMSTIESIVVAMKELGEDETGLDRVLAVFESMIAEQRRCKDENWKPKLKS